The genomic stretch TAGTCGCCTGCGGCCGATGCGCTGTTTCCGATAGCTGTGCTGCTGGTACCGGAAGCCGCGGCGCTGTTTCCGGTGGCAGTGCTTTTATTGCCGGAAGCCAAAGCGCCGCTGCCAGTAGCGGTGCTTTGGGTGTTGGAAGCGGTCGCACCACTTCCAGTAGCGGTGCTGCTGCCGCCGGAGGCGTTAGCGCTGTTTCCGGTGGCGGTGCTGCCGCCGCCGGAGGCTTTGGCGCTGTTTCCAGTGGCGGTACTGTTGCTTTCGGAAGCCTCGGCGTTGCTTCCGGTAGCGGTGCTGTTGGTTTTGGAAGCGGTTGCGTTATTTCCGGTAGCGGTGCTGTTGCCGCCGTTGGCCTTAGCGCTGTTTCCAGTGGCAGTGCTGTTGCCGCCGGAGGCCGTAGCGCTGTACCCGCTGGCGGTGCTGTTGCCGCTGCTAGCCTTAGCGCCGCTTCCGGTAGCGGTACTCTGGCTGCCGCTGGCTTCGGCGTTGTTTCCGGTAGCAGTGCTGCTGGTGCTGGAAGCCTTAGCGCCGCTTCCTGTTGCTGTGCTGTCGCGTTCGGAAGCCGCAGCGTTGTACCCAGTAGCGGTGCTGTTGTTTTTATCAGCTGTAGCGCCGTTGCCGGTGGCAGTACTCTGGTTGCCAATAGCTTGAGAGCCGCTTCCGGTAGCTGTGCTGTCGAAACCGGATGCGTTTGCGTTGTTTCCGGCGGCGGTGCTGTTGCTGTTAGAAGCATTAGCGGCGTTACCTATAGCGGTGGTTTTGTTGCCGGATGCGTTAGCGTTGTTTCCTATAGCAGTTGTGTTCGTCCCCGTCGCGCTCGCGTTATTGCCATACTGAATATTGTCGGCGAGCGCCGCGCCGCTGAACGCCGACGCGCCGAGCATCAGCGCGGCGGCGAAGACCGCGAGCGGCTTTATATGGGCCTTTTTATGTTTTGTAAACGAAGTCATCTGTTTGACCTTCCTTTCCTTGATTTATCCGCGTCCGGCTGTTTCTGCGCGAACGCGCAAATTTTGTGCTCATGCGTGTTTTCTGCCTGTCTTTCATATTTTCGGCAAAAGGGCAAAATACCAACAGCGGCGGCGCGTTCCTAAATTTTTCGCGCGCCGTGCGGAGTTCGGTTTTGTACGGAAAGACAGCAAAAGGAGAGAAAGCGTGCGGCGGCTGTGCGCCATCTTCGTGCGCTATGAATCGTCCGCGAACGGCTGGTATTGCATCGGCGCGGGGCGCGCGGCGACAGCGGCGTGTGCGCGCCGTATTTTATGGTTTGTTTCTATATATGTATATTGATAGTAGCTATTTAGTCTGGAATGCAAACGGGGGGGGGGTAATTATAACATTCATAATCAAGTTGTTACTTACTGTTATCATTTCCGCCTCCCCTTTCATAGTTAAGCTTGAAATGCTGTGCAGCTGTGCGTTGCATACGCTGCAAAACTGTTGTAATTTACGCTATCGTACCATATAGACGGCAAATTGCAAGAGCGCGCCGCCGCGTTTTACATTTTCCGCGCCGCCCGCGGCGCGGGGCGGCCGGCGCGGAACGAAGGCGAAGTCAGGCGCGTTCGGAAAAGAGCGCGAGTTTGACGAAAAACCGCTCGCGTGATGAAGATTCCGCGCGTTCGGCGAAATTCCCGCAGCGCGTGCGGCTTTTCCGCAAACGCGCGGAGTTTTCCCCGCGACTCGCCGCTTCGCTCGCGCGCGCTGAAGCTGCGGCGTGTTTACGAAGCTTCGCACGCGCGGCGCTCAGACTGCCGGTTTTTCCTAAAGGGAGCGGATGCCGCGTTTTTCGCCGGAATTGCGTGCGGCGTTGCCTGCGCCGGGAAATTTAAAAAAAGTGTCCGAAGCGCCGCAGATTGCCACTTGCAGGATTTTGCTATCGATATATAATTATCGATAATGAAGCAAACACGCGACGGGGAGTGAAGGGGTATGACGTCGGGCGAAGCAGCTAAACCTCTTAGTATATCGAGGCAGTCTCTTCAGCGTATGCCGGTCTATCTTGAATTGCTGAAAAAAATAAAGGCGGATGGCAAAAGCCACGTCTCCGCCGCTTTCATAGCTTCGGAGCTCGGGCTGCATCCCGTGCAGGTGCGGAAGGATCTGGCCTCCGTCTCGAGCGTTGACGGAAACCCACGCATCGGCTTCGCCCTCGACGGGCTCATAGACGATATGGCGGAGTTCCTCGGCTGCAACAACGCGCACGAGGCGGTCGTCGCCGGTGTCGGCAATCTCGGGCGCGCTCTGCTTTCGTATAAAAATTTCGACCGCTACGGCTTGGCGGTCATCGCGGGCTTCGACACCTCGCGCGACGTAATCGGCACGACGGTGGCGGGCAAGGAGATATTCGACGCGTCGCGCATAGCGGAACTGTGCGCGCGCCTCGGCGTGCATATCGGGATTATAACCGTCCCGGCGGAGGCGGCGCAGAGCACGTGCGACGCTATGATCGCCGGCGGCGTCCTCGCCGTGTGGAACTTCGCGCCGGTACACCTTTCGGTGCCGGATGGCGTCATCGTCTCGAATGAGAATCTCGCGGCGTCGTTCGCGGCGCTTTCAAGCCGTCTGAGTCAGGCGAATAAAAAGTAGGCGGGCGCGTCAGGCATCCGCCTTTTTTGATACTATGTTATAGTCCGGCGCGTTGTGTGGAGGCGCCGCGACTCCGTTCAATCAACCGATTAAGAGAGAGGGATGTGTATGGTGACGGAGAGTTTTGACTACGCGCCCATCGACAGGATAGTCGAAGAGCACGACGCGCAGGCTACCGCGGTCATTGCGATACTCCAGGATATTCAGGAGCATTACCGCTATCTGCCGCGTGAGATCTTCCCCTATCTTTCAAAGAAGCTCGGAATGCCGGAGGCGCGCATCTACAGCGTCGCGACCTTCTACGAAAATTTCTCGCTGAATCCTAAGGGGAAGTTCGTCATCAAGGTCTGCAACGGCACCGCGTGCCACGTCAGGAATTCCATTCCGATACTCGAAAGGCTGCGCTCGGAGCTCGGCCTTTCCGAGAACAAGGTGACGACGGACGACCTGGGCTTCACCGTCGAGACGGTGTCGTGTCTCGGAGCGTGTGGACTCGCCCCAGTGCTTACCGTCAACGACGAGGTGCATCCGTCCATGACGCCCGACAAGGCCGCCGAACTCGTGGCGGCTCTCAAGAAGGAGCTTTAGCATGATTATAAAGACGCGCGAAGAGCTGCGCGAGCTCAGGAAGGAATACGCGGAAAGCCTCGCCGGCGAAAAGAAGAAGATCTTGATATGCGCGGGTACCGGCTGCATATCGAGCGGTTCGCTCGTGATTTACGACGAGCTTAAAAAAATAATGGAGGAGCGCGGACTCAGGGTCGAGGTCGAGCTCGCCGAGGAGCCGCACGACGGCTCCGTCGGCCTTAAGAAATCCGGCTGCCACGGGTTCTGCGAGATGGGGCCGCTCGTCCGCATCGAGCCGCAGGGCTGGCTCTACGTCAAGGTGAAGCCAGCCGACTGCGGTGAGATCGTCGAAAAGACGATAATCGGCGGCGAACATATTGAGCGCCTGGCCTATTCCAAGCACGGAGAAATTTTCAAAAGGCAGGAAGAGATACCCTTCTACAAGAAACAGACCCGCCGCGTGCTGGAGCACTGCGGGCATATAGACGCGACCTCGATAAAGGAATATCTCGGCATCGGCGGATACAGCGCCTTTGAAAAAGCGCTCTTCGATATGAGCGGCGACGAGATCGTGCAGATGATTTCCGACTCGAACCTTCGCGGGCGCGGCGGCGGCGGCTTCCCGACCGGGCGCAAGTGGAGCCAGGTGCGCGCGCAGAAGGCCGGGCCTAAATATATCGTCTGCAACGGCGACGAGGGAGACCCGGGCGCGTTCATGGACCGCAGCATAATGGAGGGCGACCCGCACAAGATGCTCGAAGGCATGATGATAGCGGGCGTCGCCTGCGGAGCGTCCGAAGGCTACATCTACGTGCGCGCCGAGTACCCGATGGCGGTCTCGCGTCTGCGAACCGCGATAGCCCAGGCGGAGGAGCTGGGACTGCTCGGAGACAACATAATGGGCAGCGGTTTCTCGTTCCGCATACACATCAACCGCGGGGCCGGGGCCTTCGTCTGCGGCGAGGGCAGCGCGCTGACAGCCTCGATAGAGGGCAAGCGCGGAATGCCGCGCGTGAAGCCGCCGCGCACGGTCGAGCACGGGCTTTTCGACAGCCCGACTGTGCTGAACAACGTCGAGACCTTCGCCAACGTCCCGCTCATAATCAGCAACGGCGTCGAGTGGTACAAGTCGCTCGGCCCGGACAAGAGCCCGGGCACGAAGGCTTTCGCCCTGACCGGCAACATAGAGAACACGGGGCTCATCGAGGTGCCGATGGGCACGACGCTGCGCGAGGTCGTCTTCGACGTCGGCGGCGGTATGCGCGGCGGCGCCGGCTTCAAGGCCGTGCAGATAGGCGGGCCGTCCGGCGGCTGCCTCACTGAGAAAGACCTGGATCTGCCGCTCGACTTTGACTCGCTTACAGCCGCGGGCGCGATGATAGGCTCCGGTGGCCTAGTCGTCATGGACTCCAAGACCTGCATGGTCGAGGTGGCGCGCTTCTTCATGAACTTCACGCAGAACGAGTCCTGCGGAAAATGCGTCCCCTGCCGCGGCGGCACGAAGCAGATGCTCGCGATACTGGAGCGCATCGTCGCGGGCGAGGGGCGCGACGGCGACATAGAGCTGCTGCTCGAGCTCGCCGACATGATATCGCACACCGCGCTCTGCGGCCTCGGCAAATCCGCCGCGCTCCCGGTCGTCAGCACGATAAAGAACTTCCGCGAGGAATACGAGGCGCACATCTATAAAAAATACTGCCCGGTCGGGGCCTGTTCGAAGCTCAAGAGCTTCTCGATAGACCCGGCGCTCTGCAAGGGCTGCTCGAAATGCGCTCGCGGATGTCCCGTCGGGGCGATCAGCGGCGAGATAAAGAAGCCCTTCGTCATAGACAGGGACAAATGCATAAAATGCGGCGCCTGCGTGACGGCCTGCCCGTTCCACGCGGTGAAGGAGGGATAGCCCGATGGAACAGAAGAAATACATGACGATAGACGGGA from Cloacibacillus sp. An23 encodes the following:
- a CDS encoding YadA-like family protein, producing MTSFTKHKKAHIKPLAVFAAALMLGASAFSGAALADNIQYGNNASATGTNTTAIGNNANASGNKTTAIGNAANASNSNSTAAGNNANASGFDSTATGSGSQAIGNQSTATGNGATADKNNSTATGYNAAASERDSTATGSGAKASSTSSTATGNNAEASGSQSTATGSGAKASSGNSTASGYSATASGGNSTATGNSAKANGGNSTATGNNATASKTNSTATGSNAEASESNSTATGNSAKASGGGSTATGNSANASGGSSTATGSGATASNTQSTATGSGALASGNKSTATGNSAAASGTSSTAIGNSASAAGDYSTAVGNSSAASNRNSTAIGSNANALGANSVAIGSGSVAAGDNIVSFGSDTIKRQLTNVADGGVYSGSSDAVTGGQLWDAYQRMGTMENNIYREMDNLREDINIVGAHAAALSGLHPIQYDPDMPTTLSAAVGTYRDEYAVAVGVFHYTRETVMFNLGASICSDGDLMGRAGVSFAVGKGGEKSKKRAKDAASMQKRMDEMEAMLTKLMEENEQNKQTIIELTSQLEAKN
- a CDS encoding redox-sensing transcriptional repressor Rex, which produces MTSGEAAKPLSISRQSLQRMPVYLELLKKIKADGKSHVSAAFIASELGLHPVQVRKDLASVSSVDGNPRIGFALDGLIDDMAEFLGCNNAHEAVVAGVGNLGRALLSYKNFDRYGLAVIAGFDTSRDVIGTTVAGKEIFDASRIAELCARLGVHIGIITVPAEAAQSTCDAMIAGGVLAVWNFAPVHLSVPDGVIVSNENLAASFAALSSRLSQANKK
- a CDS encoding NAD(P)H-dependent oxidoreductase subunit E, with amino-acid sequence MVTESFDYAPIDRIVEEHDAQATAVIAILQDIQEHYRYLPREIFPYLSKKLGMPEARIYSVATFYENFSLNPKGKFVIKVCNGTACHVRNSIPILERLRSELGLSENKVTTDDLGFTVETVSCLGACGLAPVLTVNDEVHPSMTPDKAAELVAALKKEL
- a CDS encoding NADH-quinone oxidoreductase subunit NuoF, coding for MIIKTREELRELRKEYAESLAGEKKKILICAGTGCISSGSLVIYDELKKIMEERGLRVEVELAEEPHDGSVGLKKSGCHGFCEMGPLVRIEPQGWLYVKVKPADCGEIVEKTIIGGEHIERLAYSKHGEIFKRQEEIPFYKKQTRRVLEHCGHIDATSIKEYLGIGGYSAFEKALFDMSGDEIVQMISDSNLRGRGGGGFPTGRKWSQVRAQKAGPKYIVCNGDEGDPGAFMDRSIMEGDPHKMLEGMMIAGVACGASEGYIYVRAEYPMAVSRLRTAIAQAEELGLLGDNIMGSGFSFRIHINRGAGAFVCGEGSALTASIEGKRGMPRVKPPRTVEHGLFDSPTVLNNVETFANVPLIISNGVEWYKSLGPDKSPGTKAFALTGNIENTGLIEVPMGTTLREVVFDVGGGMRGGAGFKAVQIGGPSGGCLTEKDLDLPLDFDSLTAAGAMIGSGGLVVMDSKTCMVEVARFFMNFTQNESCGKCVPCRGGTKQMLAILERIVAGEGRDGDIELLLELADMISHTALCGLGKSAALPVVSTIKNFREEYEAHIYKKYCPVGACSKLKSFSIDPALCKGCSKCARGCPVGAISGEIKKPFVIDRDKCIKCGACVTACPFHAVKEG